In the Streptomyces cinnamoneus genome, GAGGAGACGCACCGGACGCAGTTCACGGCGGTGCCCTGGCTGCGGGACCACATCCAGGGCGAGATCCACACGTTCCTCGCCGAGACGGACGTCGACCCGGCGACGCTGCTGGAGCGGATCCGGCAGGCCGCGCAGTCGTTCGCCGGCGGCAACCCGCCGCAGGAGGAGGGCGGCGGCGGCCGCAGCATCGTCGACCTGGTCCAGACGCCGGCGCAGCGCGAGATCCTCGCCCGCCTGACGGCCGTCATGTCCCTGCTGGAGGGGCACGCCGACTATGTGATGGACGGGGTCGGTCCGCAGGTCGTGCCGACCGTGGCCGAGATCCGCGAGAAGTTCCAGAAGCGCCGGGCCAGCGGGGCCGGCCGGCTGGACGCGGCCCTGCGCAAGCTCCTGGGGCTGGACGCCAAGCTGCGGCAGTACCGTGATGGCGAGAGGTTCGTACGGGCCGTGGTCGACGAGGTCGGCATGGACGGCTTCAACCGCGTCTGGACGTCCCCGAACACGCTTCCCACCAAGGCGGAGATCGCCAAACCGGCGGACTGGGTCGCACGGGTGCACGGACGAACCGAGGCGTGACCTCGTCACGCCCCGTACCGGATGAACGCTCCCGTAATCACCCGTCCGAGGGACCGTGTGTCAAGGGTGGGCGTGCGATGCTCGGGTAATGGCTCGTCTCTGTCACCATCGACGCACACAGCGTGACTGAGGCTCGAAGTCGCAAGGCTCCGACCCCCTCCCAATGGAACGATTGGACACTCGGACATGGGTCCACACCCCGCGGTCGCGGCGATACGCCTGGCGGTCCGCCGCGTACTCCACGACGTCCTCACCCTGGCTCCGCCCGCTTCCGTCCCCCAGGCGGCCGGTGACCGGCCGCTCGTCCTCGCCGCCTGCTCCGGCGGCGCCGACTCCATGGCCCTCGCCTCCGCCCTCGCCTTCGAGGCCCCCCGGCTGGGCATCCGGGCCGGCGGGGTGACCGTCGACCACGGCCTCCAGGAGGGCTCCGACCTCCGCGCCGCCGAGGTCGTCAGCCGGCTGGCCGCCTTCGACCTCGACCCCGTGGAGGCCGTCAAGGTGAGCGTCGGCCGGGAGGGCGGCCCCGAGGCCGCCGCCCGCGACGCCCGCTACGCCGCCCTCGACGCCGTCGCCGAGCGCCACGGCGCCGCCGCGATCCTGCTCGGCCACACCCGTGACGACCAGGCGGAGACCGTGCTCCTCGGCCTCGCCCGCGGCTCCGGCATCCGCTCGCTGTCCGGCATGGCCGTCGCGTCCGGAGTCGGCGGCCGCTACCGCCGGCCGTTCCTCGAGCTCGACCGCCAGACCGCCCGCAAGGCCTGCATGGTCCAGTCCCTGCCCGTCTGGGACGACCCGCACAACGCCGACCCGGCCTACACCCGCTCCCGGGTCCGCCACGAGGCGCTGCCCGTCCTGGAGAAGGCGCTCGGCAAGGGGGTCGTCGAGGCCCTCGCCCGTACGGCCCAGCTCTCCCGGGACGACGCGGACGCCCTGGACTCCTGGGCCGCCGCCGTCGAGCCGTCCGTCCGGGACGACTCCGGCGCCCTGGAGGTCGCCAAGCTCTTCGCCCTCCCCCCCGCGGTCCGCCGCCGGGTGCTGCGCCGCGCGGCCATCGCGGCCGGCTCGCCGGCCGGTTCGCTCTTCGCCCGCCACCTGGAGGAAGTCGACCGGCTCATCACGAGCTGGCGCGGCCAGGGGGCCATCAACCTGCCCGGGCGCGTCGCGGTGCGCAGGCAGGGTGGCAGACTGGTCCTCCGGCAGGGCTGATGCGCGGGGCTGAAGCGCGCGGGGCACAGCGGGTCCCGCAGGCCGGACGAGTCGTGAACTAGCGAGAGTGGCGCGGGTGGACGAGAAGGACATGGGCACCGACCTGAAGTCGGTGCTCATCACCAAGGAAGAGATCGACGCGAAGCTGGCCGAGCTGGCCGCGAAGATCGACGCGGAGTACGCGGGCAAGGACCTGCTGATCGTCGGTGTCCTCAAGGGCGCCGTGATGGTGATGGCGGACCTGGCGCGTGCCCTGTCCAACCCGGTCACCATGGACTGGATGGCCGTGTCCTCCTACGGCGCGGGCACCCAGTCCTCCGGCGTGGTCCGCATCCTCAAGGACCTCGACACCGACATCAAGGGCAAGCACGTCCTGATCGTCGAGGACATCATCGACTCCGGCCTGACCCTGTCCTGGCTGCTGTCGAACCTCGGCTCGCGCGAGCCGGCGTCGCTCAATGTCGTGACGCTGCTGCGCAAGCCGGAGGCGGCGAAGGTCGCCATCGACGTCAAGTGGGTGGGTTTCGACATTCCGAACGAGTTCGTGGTCGGTTATGGTCTCGACTTCGCCGAGAAGTACCGCAACCTGCCCTTCGTGGGCACGCTCGCGCCGCACGTCTACGGCGGCTGACCAGACGGTCCCTGCGGACCGTGTCCTTTCGGGCGAGCCCTTCGGCCCTGTCGTCCGGCGTGCGGGAACCGTGTCGTGTTTCCCGCCGTTGGAGCATGCGAGGGCGGTTTGTTGACCGTCCGTGGCGGCATCGGGTGACAATGCTGGGGTACCGTCCGAAGGTAAGTCTTTTTCAAACTTTTCAAAGTCGAGCAGGACACCGCACGCACAGGCACCCCGTCCGGGGTGACCGTGCCTCACTGTGGCAGGAGGGACGGGGCGCACGCGCCCCGTATGGATGGACGTGAAGCGCTACTTCCGTGGGCCGGTCATGTGGATCGTGCTGGCCGTCCTCGCCGTGGTCGTGTTGATGCAGGTCGTCGGCTCGTCCGGTGGGTACAAGTCGGTCGACACCAGCCAGGTCGTCAACGCGATCGACAAGAACCAGGTCAAGTCCGCCGAGCTCACGACCGGCGATGAGAACAAGATCAAGGTCGAGCTCAAAAACGGCGTCAAGATCAAGGGCAGCAGCAAGGTCCAGGCGAACTACATCGACAACCAGGGCGTCGAGATCTCCAAGGATCTCCAGGCCCGGGCCGACGATGACGACCCCAAGACGCTGCCCGACGGCTACAACATCGCGACGTCGAAGCAGAACCCCTTCGTCGGGGTCCTGCTCTCGCTGCTGCCCTTCGTCCTGATCGTCGTGGTCTTCCTGTTCCTGATGAATCAGATGCAGGGCGGCGGCTCCCGGGTGATGAACTTCGGGAAGTCCAAGGCCAAGCTGATCACCAAGGACACGCCCAAGACGACCTTCGCCGACGTGGCCGGGTCCGACGAGGCGGTCGAGGAGCTCCACGAGATCAAGGAGTTCCTCCAGGAGCCCGCGAAGTTCCAGGCCGTCGGCGCCAAGATCCCCAAGGGCGTGCTGCTCTATGGCCCGCCCGGTACGGGCAAGACGCTGCTCGCGCGCGCCGTCGCCGGCGAGGCGGGCGTCCCGTTCTACTCGATCTCCGGCTCCGACTTCGTCGAGATGTTCGTCGGTGTGGGTGCCTCCCGGGTCCGCGACCTGTTCGAGCAGGCCAAGGCCAACGCCCCGGCCATCGTCTTCGTCGACGAGATCGACGCCGTCGGCCGGCACCGCGGTGCGGGCCTCGGCGGTGGTCACGACGAGCGCGAGCAGACGCTGAACCAGCTGCTCGTCGAGATGGACGGCTTCGACGTGAAGGGCGGCGTCATCCTGATCGCCGCCACCAACCGGCCCGACATCCTGGACCCGGCGCTGCTGCGCCCCGGCCGCTTCGACCGGCAGATCGCCGTCGACCGACCGGACATGCAGGGCCGTCTGGAGATCCTCAAGGTCCACCAGAAGGGCAAGCCGGTCGCCCCGGACGTCGACCTCGCGGCCGTCGCCCGTCGCACCCCCGGCTTCACCGGTGCCGATCTGTCGAACGTCCTGAACGAGGCCGCCCTGCTGACGGCCCGCAGCGACCGCAAGCTGATCGACAACCACATGCTGGACGAGGCGATCGACCGTGTCGTGGCCGGCCCGCAGAAGCGGACCCGGATCATGAGCGACAAGGAGAAGAAGATCACCGCGTACCACGAGGGCGGTCACGCCCTGGTCGCGGCGGCCTCTCCGAACTCCGACCCGGTCCACAAGATCACCATCCTGTCCCGGGGCCGTGCGCTCGGCTACACCATGGTGCTGCCGGACGAGGACAAGTACTCCACCACGCGCAACGAGATGCTCGACCAGCTGGCCTACATGCTGGGCGGCCGCGCCGCCGAGGAGCTCGTCTTCCACGACCCGACCACGGGCGCGGCGAACGACATCGAGAAGGCCACGGCCACGGCCCGCGCGATGGTCACGCAGTACGGCATGACCGAGCGCCTCGGCGCGATCAAGTTCGGCTCCGACAACTCCGAGCCCTTCCTGGGCCGCGAGATGTCGCACCAGCGGGACTACTCCGAAGAGGTCGCCGCGCTGGTCGACGAAGAGGTCAAGAAGCTCATCGAGACCGCGCACAACGAGGCCTGGGAGATCCTGGTCGAGAACCGCGACATCCTCGACAACCTCGTTCTGGCCCTCCTGGAGAAGGAGACGCTGAACAAGGAGGAGATCGCGGAGATCTTCAAGCACGTCGTGAAGCGTCCGGCCCGCCCGGCCTGGACCGGTTCCTCGCGGCGTACGCCCTCCAGCCGGCCGCCGGTGCTGTCCCCCAAGGAGCTCGCCCCGAGCAACAACGGCGCATCGGCCGTCGACTCGGTCGAACTGCCGGCGGACAGCCCCAACAGCACCACCGAGGGCTGATCCCCGCGGTCCGCGAGGGCCGGTCCGCGAGGGCCGGTCCCGGGGGCCGCACCGGGCCCGGAATGGATGCCGCGTCACCCAGGTTCTAGCCTGGGGGGCGCGGCATCGCGCATATGCGCGCCCGGTGGCGGCACCGGTGCCGTGGCGCGAGTCCGTACGAAAGAACCGAGAGAACGAGGCAAGCCCATGACCGATCCGGTGACGCTGGACGCCGAGCGATCCATCGGTGTTTTCGACGAGAAGCGCGCCGAGAACGCCGTCCGTGAGCTGCTGATAGCGGTGGGTGAGGACCCGGACCGGGAGGGCCTGAGGGAGACGCCCGCCCGCGTGGCCCGTGCCTACCGGGAGATATTCGCCGGCCTGTGGCAGGAGCCGGAGGACGTGCTGACCACGACGTTCGACCTCGGCCACGACGAGATGGTGCTGGTGCGGGACATCGAGGTCTACAGCACCTGTGAGCACCACCTGGTCCCCTTCCACGGCGTGGCGCACGTCGGCTACATCCCCGCCACCACCGGCAAGATCACCGGCCTGTCCAAGCTGGCCCGGCTGGTCGACGTCTTCGCGCGGCGCCCGCAGGTGCAGGAGCGCCTCACCACGCAGATCGCGGACTCCCTGATGGAGATCCTGGAGCCGCGCGGCGTCATCGTGGTCGTCGAGTGCGAGCACATGTGCATGTCCATGCGCGGCATCCGCAAGCCCGGAGCCAAGACGCTGACCTCCGCGGTGCGGGGCCAGCTGCGCGACCCCGCCAGCCGCGCCGAGGCGATGAGCCTGATCATGGCCCGCTGAGCCGCCGGCCCCGGGACGTGAAAAGGACCCGCACGAAGGCGGGCCCGGGAGTCGGGCGGCGGTGTGCCGCCCGGGAACGTACTAGGGGGTGTCCGATGGGTCGGCACGGGCCCTGCGGAGCCCGGCACGGCACCTCGCTGCGTTGTCGCATCAGCCGAGGACGCCCGGTCCGAGGCAGATGCTCCGCCGTGCGTTCCTCCCCCGGCTACCGCTGGGAGGTGCCCCCAGCGGACACCGCAGGACCCGCACCGACCCATCGGACACCGCCTTAGGTGCCTAGGCGCTGAGGCGGCTGCCCATCCACTGGAGGGTCGGGTTCAGTTCACGGCGCCAGGTGTTGAAGTTGTGGCCGCCGGTGTCGAGGATGATCGAGGAGACGCGGGCGGGAGCCTTGACCGACTCGATGAACTTCAGCGTGTCCTTGTAGTTGTGCTCGCCCTTCTTGCTGCTGGTCACCAGCAGGGAGACGGGCGGCATGTCCTTGTTCTTCAGGCGCCACAGCAGGTCGTTCTCGTTCTCGAGCTGCTTGCTGCCGCCGAAGAGGTTGCCCGTGGTGGCGTCCTGCGGGGCCTTGTAGTAGCCGGAGAGCGAGGCTGCGGCGCCGTAGGCCTCGGGGTGCCGCATGGCGAACTTGAGCGCGCAGTAGCCGCCGGTCGAGTCGCCGATTATCCCCCAGTTCGCGGCCTTGTCGCCGACGCGGTACTGCTGGGAGATGGCCTTGCGCAGGTCCTTCACGAAGAAGGTCTCGGTCTGGGGGCCGTTGGGTATGTCGATGCATTCGGTGTCGCGCGGCGGGGCGACCGTCGGCCGCATCATCACCAGGATGGTGGGCTGCATCTTCTTCTGCTTGGCGAGCTTGTGAGCCCGCACCGGGTAGTCGAGACCCTTCACCAGGGCCTCGGCGGTGCCGGGGTAGCCGGTCAGCGCGACGGACGCGGGGAACTTGCGGTTGGCGTACTCCGGCTGGAAGTACTCCGGCGGCAGGTAGACGTACGCCGGGCTGTTGATCTTCGACTCGGGGCCGGCGATGTTGATCTTCTCGATCTTGCCGCCCACCCGCGGCACGTTGCCGCGCGGCACCTTCACGGCCTGGGTCTTGACGACCTGGACCCGCTTGCCCGAGGCGCTGTGGTCGACGACCACGCCCTCGTCCTTGACCTGACCGAAGAGGTCGGCCCAGGAGCCGTAGAAGCCGAAGGACTGGTTCGCCCACAGACCGATCGCGGCGAACAGGGACACCTGTGTGGCGAGCATCATGCCCACTCGGGCGAGGACGGACCCGACGTTCTTCTTGCCCAGACGGGGCCAGAGCCAAATGGTCAATGCGAAGAGTGCTACCGCCGCCGCGATGGCCAGCAGTAGGACTGCCATGCTGGTGAGACCCATGAGGTGCTTTCTGCCGAGCGACCCGGCGCCGAGTCGCGGAATGGTTACTTCTTTCCGGGCTCGGCCCCCCACGGAACCTCAACCCCGAAACCGTCGTCCTAGAGGGCGCACATTGTCCGGGTGCTGCCGCCACATGGCGCAGGCCCACTCGACAGGACGACGGGAAGAGATGTCTGTCAGGGTAGATGGCAAAAAGTCCGACGAGGTTCCTTCGGGACCTAAGTGGCTGTCGGGGCTTGCGCGTATCGTCAAGGGCCCCAAGCCCGAAAGCGTGCCCGCCGTCGTCGGCACGGTCGGGGCCCTCATCGGTCTCGCGGACATAGCGGCCGGGGTCATTCCCCGGTTCCGGTGGAGCAGGGTGCACGCCCTCTCCGAGGTGCTGCCCGGCTCCGTGACCCAGCTCGCCGCGGCCGGCTCGATCATCGTCGGCATCCTGCTGCTGATGCTCGCCCACGGCCTCAAGCGCGCCAAGCAGCAGGCCTGGCTGGCGGCCGTGATCCTGCTGCCCATCGGCGCCGCCGCCCAGCTGATCTACCGCCACTCGTACATCGGCGGCGCTCTCTCCCTGCTGCTGTTCGGCTACCTGCTGCGGCACAAGAAGTCGTTCGCGGCCCTGCCGGACCCGCGCAGCCGCTGGAAGGCGCTGGCCAACTTCATCGTCATGGGCGGGGCCAGCTTCGGCCTCGGCTGGGTGATCGTCGGCTCCCACGCCAACCAGATGGTCGGCGACCCGCCGGTGCTGGAGCAGATCGAGCACGTGATCTGGGGCCTCTTCGGCTTCGAGGGCTCGATCCGCTACACCGACCACGTCGACTACACCGTCGGCTACTCCCTGGGCGCCCTCGGCCTGCTGACCGTCGCGACCACCGCCTTCCTGGCGTTCCGCCCGGCGTACCCGGCCCCTGTCCTCACCGAGCAGGACGAGGACCGGCTGCGCGAGCTGCTCGCCAAGCACGGCGCCCGCGACTCCCTGGGTCACTTCGCGCTGCGCCGCGACAAGAGCGTCGTCTTCTCGCCCTCCGGCAAGGCCGCCGTCTCCTACCGCGTCGTCTCCGGCGTGATGCTCGCCAGTGGCGACCCGATCGGTGACGTCGAGGCGTGGCCGGGCGCCATCGAGCAGTTCATGGAGCTGGCCAAGCGGCACTCCTGGACGCCCGCCGTCGCCGGGTGCAGCGAGACCGGCGGCGAGGTGTGGACCCGTGAGACCGGGCTCGACGCCCTGGAGATGGGCGACGAGGCCATCGTCGACGTGGCCGACTTCAGCCTGAGCGGCCGCTCCATGCGAAACGTGCGCCAGATGGTCAAGCGCATCGAGCGCAACGGCTACAGCACCAAGGTGCGCCGGGTCGGCGACCTGAGCCCCGAGGAGCTGGAGGCCGTCCAGAAGGCCGCCAACGCCTGGCGCGACACCGAGGACGAGCGCGGCTTCTCCATGGCCCTGGGCCGCATCGGCGACCCCAAGGACCTGGACGCCATCATCGCCACCGCCCACAAGGACCCCGAGGAGGGCGAGGACTGCCCCTTCGGCGACCTCAAGGCCATGCAGCACTACGTGCCGTGGGGCCCGGACGGCAGCTCCCTGGAGCTCATGCGCCGCGACCGCAGCGCCGACCCCGGCATGAACGAGCTGCTGATCGTGGCCTTCCTCCAGGCCGCGCCCGAGCTGAAGGTCAAGCGCATGTCGCTGAACTTCGCGTTCTTCCGCTCGGCCCTGGAGCGCGGCGGCAAGCTGGGCGCGGGCCCGGTGGTGCGCGTCCAGCGCGCGGTGCTGGTCTTCCTCTCGCGCTGGTTCCAGATCGAGTCGCTGTACAAGTTCAACGAGAAGTTCCGGCCGCGCTGGGAGCCGCGCTTCGTGGTCTTCCCCAACAACCGCGACCTGCCCCGCATCGGCTTCGCGATGATGCAGGCGGAGGGCTTCCTGGAGCTGCCGCGCCTGCTGCGCCGCCGCCCGGTCGACCCGCAGCGGCTCGCGCAGGACGAGGACGAGAACGGCGCCTCGGCGCAGAACGAGGTCACGCGGGCCGCGTGACGCGCCGCCAGCCGGCACCCGCCGTACGAAGGCCCTTCCCGGACACCGTCCGGGGAGGGCCCTTTCGGCTGGGTGGACGCGGTCACCCTCTTATGGCCCTCCGGCCGGGGGGTCCCGGGTCCACGGCACGCCCTAGGCTGGTCTGTATGAGTACGTTCAACGGCCGCGTCGGGCCGGTCGGACTGCCCGAGTGGGACCGCTGCGCGGTGATGGGCGTGGTCAACGTCACGCCCGATTCGTTCTCCGACGGTGGTCACTGGTTCGACACGGCCCTCGCGGTGAAGCGGGGCCTGGAGCTCACCGCCGCCGGCGCCGACCTGGTCGACGTGGGCGGGGAGTCCACCCGTCCGGGTGCGGTGCGGGTCGACGAGGACGAGGAGCTGCGCCGCGTCGTCCCGGTGGTCCGCGAGCTGGCGGGCGAGGGCGTGGTGGTGTCCGTGGACACCATGCGCGCCTCGGTCGCCGAGGCCGCGGTCGAGGCGGGCGCGGTGCTGGTCAACGACGTGAGCGGCGGTCTCGCGGACCCGGCGATGGTGCCCGTGGTGGCGGCGGCCGGCGTGCCGTTCGTGGTGATGCACTGGCGCGGCTTCAGCGCCGACATGAACAGCCGGGCGGTCTACGGTCCCGACGTGGCCGGAGAGGTCGTCGGGGAGCTGCGGCAGCGCGTGGACGCGGTGGTCGCGGGGGGCGTGGACCCGCGGCGGCTCGTGGTCGACCCCGGTCTGGGCTTCGCCAAGAACGCCGAGCAGGACCTGGCGCTGGTCGCCCGGCTGGGCCGGTTCCGCCGGGAGCTGGGGCTTCCCATGCTGGTGGCGGCCTCCCGCAAGCGGTTCCTGGGCCGGGTGCTGGCCGGCCCCGACGGCGACCCGCCGCCGGCCCGTGAGCGGGACGCGGCCACGGCCGCCGTCTCCGCGCTGGCGGCCCGCGAGGGCGCCTGGGCGGTGCGGGTGCACGAGGTCCGGCCGAGCGCGGACGCGGTCCGGGTCGTCCGGGCGGTGGAGCGCGCGGCGGCCGCAGAGGGGGCGGTGTGAGCACCGCCCGGACGGACAGCGAGCGGGTGGAGCTGGCGAACACCGCCCTGTACGAGGCGATGGAGCGCGGCGACACGGCGGCCATGGAGCGGCTGTGGCTCAAGGATCCCGGCACCGACGTCTCGTGCGTGCACCCCGGCTGGCCGGTGCTGCGGGGCCGGAGCGAGGTCCTGCGCTCGTACGCCCTGATCATGGCGAGCACCGACTACATCCAGTTCTTCCTGACGGACGTCGAGGTGTCGGTGGCCGGGGACACGGCCCTGGTGACCTGCACGGAGAACATCCTCAGCGGCGGCCCGGCCGAGACCGAGGGCGAGCTGGGGCCGCTCGTGGGCCAGCTGGTCGTGGCCACGAACGTCTTCCGGCGGTCCGGGGACGAGTGGAAGGTCTGGTCGCACCACGGCTCGCCGGTCCTGGCGGGCCGCGAGGACGAGGAGGACGACGACTCCGCCGAGCCGACGGCGTGACGGTGGTCACGGCGCGGGAAGGGGTCGGTGCCGCAGGGTAGGTCCGGGCCACACGTCAGTGTGAGGACAAGTGGCCACTCGTTCGAGCTGCTTGCCGCCTGGGTAGGGGTGCAGCACAGGATCTTCGGGTACGCGCG is a window encoding:
- a CDS encoding zinc-dependent metalloprotease, which encodes MTSVGGTEMVDWKLAVATATRLVRPGPEVSRGEAREVVAELRRHARSSEEHVRGFTGMAPPEAAAGNGDTPVLVVDRAGWIKANVAGFRALLGPLLEKMQDRRSNMPGGAVFGTVGGKVTGVELGMLLSFLASRVLGQYETFAPVTGDLPGAPAGGGRLLLVAPNIVHVERELEVAPHDFRLWVCLHEETHRTQFTAVPWLRDHIQGEIHTFLAETDVDPATLLERIRQAAQSFAGGNPPQEEGGGGRSIVDLVQTPAQREILARLTAVMSLLEGHADYVMDGVGPQVVPTVAEIREKFQKRRASGAGRLDAALRKLLGLDAKLRQYRDGERFVRAVVDEVGMDGFNRVWTSPNTLPTKAEIAKPADWVARVHGRTEA
- the tilS gene encoding tRNA lysidine(34) synthetase TilS, producing MGPHPAVAAIRLAVRRVLHDVLTLAPPASVPQAAGDRPLVLAACSGGADSMALASALAFEAPRLGIRAGGVTVDHGLQEGSDLRAAEVVSRLAAFDLDPVEAVKVSVGREGGPEAAARDARYAALDAVAERHGAAAILLGHTRDDQAETVLLGLARGSGIRSLSGMAVASGVGGRYRRPFLELDRQTARKACMVQSLPVWDDPHNADPAYTRSRVRHEALPVLEKALGKGVVEALARTAQLSRDDADALDSWAAAVEPSVRDDSGALEVAKLFALPPAVRRRVLRRAAIAAGSPAGSLFARHLEEVDRLITSWRGQGAINLPGRVAVRRQGGRLVLRQG
- the hpt gene encoding hypoxanthine phosphoribosyltransferase, which encodes MGTDLKSVLITKEEIDAKLAELAAKIDAEYAGKDLLIVGVLKGAVMVMADLARALSNPVTMDWMAVSSYGAGTQSSGVVRILKDLDTDIKGKHVLIVEDIIDSGLTLSWLLSNLGSREPASLNVVTLLRKPEAAKVAIDVKWVGFDIPNEFVVGYGLDFAEKYRNLPFVGTLAPHVYGG
- the ftsH gene encoding ATP-dependent zinc metalloprotease FtsH — its product is MDVKRYFRGPVMWIVLAVLAVVVLMQVVGSSGGYKSVDTSQVVNAIDKNQVKSAELTTGDENKIKVELKNGVKIKGSSKVQANYIDNQGVEISKDLQARADDDDPKTLPDGYNIATSKQNPFVGVLLSLLPFVLIVVVFLFLMNQMQGGGSRVMNFGKSKAKLITKDTPKTTFADVAGSDEAVEELHEIKEFLQEPAKFQAVGAKIPKGVLLYGPPGTGKTLLARAVAGEAGVPFYSISGSDFVEMFVGVGASRVRDLFEQAKANAPAIVFVDEIDAVGRHRGAGLGGGHDEREQTLNQLLVEMDGFDVKGGVILIAATNRPDILDPALLRPGRFDRQIAVDRPDMQGRLEILKVHQKGKPVAPDVDLAAVARRTPGFTGADLSNVLNEAALLTARSDRKLIDNHMLDEAIDRVVAGPQKRTRIMSDKEKKITAYHEGGHALVAAASPNSDPVHKITILSRGRALGYTMVLPDEDKYSTTRNEMLDQLAYMLGGRAAEELVFHDPTTGAANDIEKATATARAMVTQYGMTERLGAIKFGSDNSEPFLGREMSHQRDYSEEVAALVDEEVKKLIETAHNEAWEILVENRDILDNLVLALLEKETLNKEEIAEIFKHVVKRPARPAWTGSSRRTPSSRPPVLSPKELAPSNNGASAVDSVELPADSPNSTTEG
- the folE gene encoding GTP cyclohydrolase I FolE, whose product is MTDPVTLDAERSIGVFDEKRAENAVRELLIAVGEDPDREGLRETPARVARAYREIFAGLWQEPEDVLTTTFDLGHDEMVLVRDIEVYSTCEHHLVPFHGVAHVGYIPATTGKITGLSKLARLVDVFARRPQVQERLTTQIADSLMEILEPRGVIVVVECEHMCMSMRGIRKPGAKTLTSAVRGQLRDPASRAEAMSLIMAR
- a CDS encoding alpha/beta hydrolase; protein product: MGLTSMAVLLLAIAAAVALFALTIWLWPRLGKKNVGSVLARVGMMLATQVSLFAAIGLWANQSFGFYGSWADLFGQVKDEGVVVDHSASGKRVQVVKTQAVKVPRGNVPRVGGKIEKINIAGPESKINSPAYVYLPPEYFQPEYANRKFPASVALTGYPGTAEALVKGLDYPVRAHKLAKQKKMQPTILVMMRPTVAPPRDTECIDIPNGPQTETFFVKDLRKAISQQYRVGDKAANWGIIGDSTGGYCALKFAMRHPEAYGAAASLSGYYKAPQDATTGNLFGGSKQLENENDLLWRLKNKDMPPVSLLVTSSKKGEHNYKDTLKFIESVKAPARVSSIILDTGGHNFNTWRRELNPTLQWMGSRLSA
- a CDS encoding phosphatidylglycerol lysyltransferase domain-containing protein, with translation MSVRVDGKKSDEVPSGPKWLSGLARIVKGPKPESVPAVVGTVGALIGLADIAAGVIPRFRWSRVHALSEVLPGSVTQLAAAGSIIVGILLLMLAHGLKRAKQQAWLAAVILLPIGAAAQLIYRHSYIGGALSLLLFGYLLRHKKSFAALPDPRSRWKALANFIVMGGASFGLGWVIVGSHANQMVGDPPVLEQIEHVIWGLFGFEGSIRYTDHVDYTVGYSLGALGLLTVATTAFLAFRPAYPAPVLTEQDEDRLRELLAKHGARDSLGHFALRRDKSVVFSPSGKAAVSYRVVSGVMLASGDPIGDVEAWPGAIEQFMELAKRHSWTPAVAGCSETGGEVWTRETGLDALEMGDEAIVDVADFSLSGRSMRNVRQMVKRIERNGYSTKVRRVGDLSPEELEAVQKAANAWRDTEDERGFSMALGRIGDPKDLDAIIATAHKDPEEGEDCPFGDLKAMQHYVPWGPDGSSLELMRRDRSADPGMNELLIVAFLQAAPELKVKRMSLNFAFFRSALERGGKLGAGPVVRVQRAVLVFLSRWFQIESLYKFNEKFRPRWEPRFVVFPNNRDLPRIGFAMMQAEGFLELPRLLRRRPVDPQRLAQDEDENGASAQNEVTRAA
- the folP gene encoding dihydropteroate synthase; the protein is MSTFNGRVGPVGLPEWDRCAVMGVVNVTPDSFSDGGHWFDTALAVKRGLELTAAGADLVDVGGESTRPGAVRVDEDEELRRVVPVVRELAGEGVVVSVDTMRASVAEAAVEAGAVLVNDVSGGLADPAMVPVVAAAGVPFVVMHWRGFSADMNSRAVYGPDVAGEVVGELRQRVDAVVAGGVDPRRLVVDPGLGFAKNAEQDLALVARLGRFRRELGLPMLVAASRKRFLGRVLAGPDGDPPPARERDAATAAVSALAAREGAWAVRVHEVRPSADAVRVVRAVERAAAAEGAV
- a CDS encoding nuclear transport factor 2 family protein — encoded protein: MSTARTDSERVELANTALYEAMERGDTAAMERLWLKDPGTDVSCVHPGWPVLRGRSEVLRSYALIMASTDYIQFFLTDVEVSVAGDTALVTCTENILSGGPAETEGELGPLVGQLVVATNVFRRSGDEWKVWSHHGSPVLAGREDEEDDDSAEPTA